A single genomic interval of Aureliella helgolandensis harbors:
- a CDS encoding alanine/glycine:cation symporter family protein: protein MISCSNWFKAHREIAILLFFSMLLGSLWAVPLRAQDTTLPDPASTTEVDGGVTAGSTVEAEADATPKPQEVDEWIDAKFKPIADGWESLVLTSIPLPFSANEEGKYKRVPFVLILLVSGALFFTLAFGFINIRLLPFATQVVSGKFDSIEKLGTTPVKHVDLNELDGDIVDTIRDESETGEVSHFQALATAVSGTVGLGNISGVAVAVAMGGPGATFWMIICGLLGMSTKFVECTLGVKYRDLERDGTVHGGPMYYLHKGLGEMGLGPLGRILGIVFAILCIGASFGGGNAFQANQAAAQIKTMMHLEGGAAGAAIGVVMALLVGVVIIGGIKRIATVTEKVVPLMAIIYVLAALVIIIVNIQSVPEAFVQIFEGAFSPSAGLGGIVGVIVVGFQRAAFSNEAGAGSAAIAHSAVRTRYPASEGVVALLEPFIDTVVICTMTALVIVLFNINGLFPYSEANNAAVMVNGTPLGGVDLTSAAFDSVLPGFRYVLTIAIILFAFSTMISWSYYGLQSWKYLFGRSLQSDIAYKVVFCLFIVVGAGATLDSVIRFSDAMILALVFPNMLGLLLMFPKVRSELHRYLIATGVKRGPAEQK, encoded by the coding sequence GTGATTAGTTGTTCAAATTGGTTCAAAGCGCACCGAGAAATTGCCATTTTGCTATTTTTCTCCATGCTCTTGGGCAGTTTATGGGCCGTCCCCCTGCGGGCGCAAGACACCACCCTCCCCGATCCGGCTTCGACGACTGAAGTGGACGGCGGAGTGACTGCGGGGTCGACTGTGGAAGCCGAAGCGGATGCAACTCCCAAGCCTCAAGAGGTCGATGAATGGATCGACGCCAAGTTCAAGCCGATTGCGGATGGTTGGGAGTCTCTGGTATTAACGTCCATTCCACTCCCCTTTTCCGCGAATGAAGAAGGCAAATACAAACGCGTACCTTTCGTCCTCATCTTGCTCGTTTCTGGAGCACTCTTCTTCACCCTTGCCTTTGGATTTATCAACATTCGCTTGCTCCCGTTCGCCACTCAAGTGGTTAGCGGAAAATTTGACTCGATCGAGAAACTTGGCACGACACCGGTCAAGCACGTCGATTTGAACGAGCTAGATGGAGACATTGTCGACACGATCCGCGATGAGAGCGAGACGGGCGAAGTTTCCCACTTTCAGGCTCTAGCCACCGCCGTCTCGGGTACGGTTGGACTCGGAAATATTTCCGGGGTAGCCGTGGCTGTCGCTATGGGAGGGCCCGGAGCCACCTTTTGGATGATTATCTGTGGACTCTTGGGCATGTCGACCAAATTCGTCGAGTGCACCTTGGGAGTCAAATACCGCGATCTGGAACGCGACGGAACCGTCCACGGGGGGCCCATGTACTACTTGCACAAAGGACTGGGGGAAATGGGCTTGGGACCACTTGGCCGAATCCTAGGAATCGTCTTTGCAATCCTATGCATCGGTGCTTCCTTCGGTGGTGGGAATGCGTTCCAAGCTAACCAGGCCGCAGCTCAAATTAAAACAATGATGCACCTCGAAGGCGGTGCTGCAGGTGCCGCAATCGGCGTGGTAATGGCGCTGCTCGTCGGAGTCGTGATCATCGGTGGCATTAAGCGGATTGCCACAGTTACGGAAAAAGTGGTGCCGCTGATGGCGATCATCTACGTCCTCGCCGCCCTGGTGATCATCATCGTCAATATCCAGTCGGTACCGGAAGCGTTTGTACAAATCTTCGAAGGGGCCTTCTCGCCCTCAGCCGGCTTGGGTGGGATTGTCGGTGTGATCGTGGTTGGTTTCCAACGCGCCGCGTTTTCGAACGAAGCAGGCGCTGGCTCAGCTGCGATCGCTCACTCTGCGGTAAGAACGCGCTACCCAGCGTCCGAAGGTGTCGTGGCTCTGCTCGAACCCTTTATCGACACCGTCGTAATCTGCACCATGACCGCCCTGGTCATCGTGTTGTTCAACATCAATGGCTTGTTCCCTTACAGCGAAGCCAACAATGCAGCGGTAATGGTCAATGGAACGCCGCTAGGTGGTGTCGATTTAACCTCCGCTGCCTTTGATAGTGTGCTACCTGGATTTCGCTACGTGCTGACCATCGCCATCATCCTGTTTGCGTTTTCCACGATGATTTCGTGGTCCTATTACGGATTGCAGTCCTGGAAGTATCTATTCGGACGAAGCCTGCAGTCCGATATCGCTTACAAAGTCGTCTTTTGCCTGTTCATTGTGGTCGGCGCCGGGGCTACCCTGGATTCGGTGATCCGTTTCTCGGACGCGATGATCCTGGCGCTTGTCTTCCCCAACATGCTCGGCTTGCTGTTGATGTTCCCCAAAGTTAGAAGCGAGTTGCATCGCTACCTGATTGCCACGGGAGTGAAACGCGGGCCAGCCGAACAGAAATAG
- a CDS encoding sugar phosphate isomerase/epimerase family protein, giving the protein MQPQLPSTERRNFITTAASALAATTVAFHTSQVRAQQPTPTAVSGDLAASASDSNSTKSNLRYCLNMSTINSSKVPLREQLQIASNAGYDAVELWLRDIETYTKGGGALNDLRKELEDLGLGVDSAIAFGAWIVDDDQKRRAGLEQSKRDMDILRQIGGRRIAAPPVGATNEAGLNLDRAAERYRALLEIGRSQEVVPQIELWGFSKNLSTLAEVLYVAAAANDPDACLLLDVYHLYKGGNDFNNVGLIPAQKMHCLHMNDYPAEPQRAEISDQHRVYPGDGVAPLTSILQTLVAGGFDGTLSLELFNRSYWELAPQEVANTGIARMKAAVALAGISEA; this is encoded by the coding sequence ATGCAACCTCAATTACCCTCAACCGAACGACGCAACTTCATCACAACTGCCGCCTCAGCGCTGGCGGCAACCACCGTGGCGTTCCATACGTCGCAGGTGCGAGCACAACAGCCGACCCCCACAGCCGTTTCCGGCGATTTGGCTGCCTCGGCCTCTGATTCGAACTCTACAAAGTCGAATCTTCGCTACTGCCTAAACATGAGCACCATCAATAGCTCGAAAGTCCCTTTGCGGGAGCAGCTTCAGATCGCCTCGAACGCCGGCTATGACGCTGTCGAACTCTGGCTGAGAGATATTGAGACGTACACCAAGGGTGGTGGGGCGTTGAATGATCTGCGCAAGGAGCTGGAAGATCTGGGGCTGGGAGTGGATAGCGCTATTGCCTTTGGTGCCTGGATTGTCGACGACGATCAGAAGCGTCGTGCAGGGCTGGAGCAGTCTAAGCGGGATATGGATATTCTGCGTCAGATCGGTGGGCGTCGGATAGCGGCTCCACCGGTTGGCGCGACCAATGAAGCTGGCCTAAATTTGGATCGAGCTGCAGAACGCTACCGCGCCCTGCTTGAGATTGGACGCAGTCAAGAAGTGGTCCCCCAGATCGAACTGTGGGGCTTCTCGAAGAATCTCTCGACTCTCGCAGAGGTGCTGTATGTGGCTGCTGCCGCCAACGATCCCGATGCCTGCCTCCTGTTGGACGTCTATCATCTTTACAAAGGTGGCAACGATTTTAACAATGTGGGGCTCATCCCGGCTCAGAAGATGCATTGTTTGCATATGAACGACTATCCTGCCGAGCCGCAACGCGCAGAGATCTCAGATCAGCATCGTGTCTATCCGGGGGATGGCGTGGCCCCGCTAACGTCGATTCTACAAACGCTCGTTGCTGGCGGATTCGACGGGACGCTAAGTCTGGAATTGTTCAATCGCAGCTACTGGGAGCTAGCTCCCCAGGAGGTTGCGAATACTGGAATTGCCAGAATGAAAGCTGCAGTGGCGTTGGCAGGGATTTCTGAGGCCTAG
- the proC gene encoding pyrroline-5-carboxylate reductase codes for MGPKVGFIGGGQMAKALAGGALAKGALQEESLVFAVPSAKGQEALRTRFPAATVVGSGEELMPLCQSIVLAVKPHVLRSLFASLKPLVKPEQLFVSIASGISLANLKDALGTDRVIRVMPNTPSLVGTGASAVAADSDIAADDIAWVTTLLESVGIVERIPDSQMHAVTAVSGSGPAYVYLMIEAMSDGGVAQGLPRQVATRMAAQTLLGAAQMVLQTELHPGVLKDQVTSPGGTTIAAIRSLESAGFRSALIEAVAAAAQRSQELA; via the coding sequence GTGGGACCTAAGGTTGGATTCATCGGTGGCGGACAAATGGCCAAGGCTTTAGCCGGCGGTGCACTGGCCAAAGGGGCCCTGCAAGAGGAATCGCTGGTGTTTGCCGTGCCGTCCGCAAAGGGCCAGGAAGCACTCCGAACGCGTTTTCCCGCAGCTACAGTCGTCGGCTCGGGGGAAGAGCTGATGCCGCTATGCCAGTCGATTGTGCTGGCAGTCAAGCCACATGTTTTGCGATCCTTGTTCGCAAGCTTGAAGCCCCTGGTAAAGCCCGAACAATTGTTTGTGTCGATCGCTTCCGGTATTTCCTTAGCGAATTTGAAAGATGCACTGGGCACCGACCGAGTGATTCGAGTGATGCCGAACACTCCCTCTCTAGTGGGAACTGGCGCGTCGGCCGTGGCCGCGGACTCGGATATCGCGGCGGATGATATCGCCTGGGTCACGACTCTGCTTGAATCGGTGGGGATTGTTGAGCGCATACCCGATAGCCAGATGCATGCGGTGACAGCGGTTTCGGGCTCCGGCCCAGCCTACGTCTACTTGATGATCGAAGCCATGAGCGATGGCGGAGTCGCCCAAGGACTTCCGCGCCAAGTTGCTACACGAATGGCGGCTCAAACACTTCTGGGGGCCGCGCAAATGGTTCTCCAAACCGAACTGCATCCCGGCGTGTTGAAGGATCAGGTGACAAGTCCTGGCGGAACGACGATCGCAGCAATCCGCTCTCTGGAGTCGGCTGGATTTCGGAGCGCGTTGATCGAAGCTGTTGCGGCGGCCGCTCAGCGTAGCCAAGAACTGGCTTAG
- a CDS encoding alkaline phosphatase D family protein, with protein sequence MIYQRLCFVLLAVPLAVIAPAVRPPVSHGQDAPLRRILFGSCIQQDEPTPIFHTMLETEPQLLLLLGDNIYADTSDNQVMRDKYQRLAKNRAFLELRSSCPLMATWDDHDFGINDGGAAFASRDQAQVAFLDFWDTPLNSPKRAQAGVYDSKIFGPPGKRIQVIMLDTRYFRSPLKVGERRVGGPYEPDDDREKTMLGDMQWHWLERQLREPAELRIIASSIQFVAESAGQEAWANLPHERRRMIDLIQSTGAKGVLFVSGDRHWAELSIERERVPYPLLDATSSSFNQKHPRGTPTKNRFRAVDQTYHHENFGILTIDWDKADPQIKLEIRNIANVAQIQWHIRLSELQP encoded by the coding sequence ATGATCTATCAGCGGTTGTGTTTTGTTCTACTCGCGGTTCCTCTGGCCGTTATCGCCCCGGCTGTGCGACCACCGGTCAGCCACGGGCAGGACGCGCCGCTTAGGCGGATTCTGTTTGGCTCTTGCATTCAACAAGATGAGCCTACGCCAATTTTCCACACCATGTTGGAGACCGAACCGCAACTCCTGTTGTTGCTGGGAGACAATATCTATGCCGATACTTCAGACAACCAAGTCATGCGCGACAAGTATCAGAGGTTGGCGAAAAATCGAGCCTTTTTAGAATTGCGATCGAGCTGCCCGTTGATGGCAACATGGGACGATCACGATTTTGGTATCAATGACGGCGGTGCGGCTTTTGCATCCCGAGACCAAGCCCAAGTCGCCTTCCTCGATTTCTGGGATACGCCACTTAATTCTCCCAAACGAGCCCAGGCGGGCGTCTACGACTCAAAGATCTTCGGGCCGCCTGGCAAACGAATTCAAGTCATCATGCTTGATACGCGGTACTTTCGATCACCACTGAAGGTCGGGGAACGCCGGGTGGGAGGCCCCTACGAGCCGGATGATGATCGGGAAAAGACGATGCTCGGTGACATGCAATGGCATTGGTTGGAACGGCAATTACGCGAGCCTGCCGAATTGCGCATCATTGCCAGTAGTATTCAGTTTGTAGCAGAGTCTGCTGGGCAGGAAGCCTGGGCCAACCTCCCACACGAACGCCGACGCATGATCGATCTAATACAAAGCACGGGGGCTAAGGGCGTTCTATTTGTGAGTGGCGATCGCCATTGGGCTGAACTCTCGATCGAACGCGAACGGGTACCCTACCCACTGCTAGATGCAACTTCTAGCAGTTTCAACCAAAAGCACCCCAGAGGTACGCCGACGAAGAATCGTTTTCGGGCAGTCGATCAGACCTACCACCATGAGAACTTTGGCATCTTGACCATCGACTGGGACAAGGCCGACCCGCAAATCAAGCTTGAGATACGCAATATCGCGAATGTAGCCCAGATCCAATGGCACATCCGTCTCAGTGAGCTTCAACCGTAG
- a CDS encoding DUF11 domain-containing protein — MKKTSTRLATIGGIIVLGACAIVMAQHDSRQREHEVTEPIALAPKPAQPIAINASAPGLNGSYASLSKPIVRANNEGLPEHAAESDDDSDNPLRMPPDALPSSSVVLASAAEELPSSLPSSPAPPSTMPAASASLPTWLGNAPSSTPTAPAQQANAPSSLGTSTSLPTANFPTPPAEEPTVSEPAGEKAGSLPPPVEAPSPVLVPITNTSSAPPTQPEQDSSPTSDARSAADAIPSLPQRSASNYGASSNRMSDTQRGVMQPTDLNTPTRSAPPPALLSGTSNSGLGADGGFPAAPNTSLNTPSYSAGSLSGAPPARVPEGVSDATRNSPTRLPETSGTTGTRLTAQVASLLSDQPGNRHLDGMQSPVLQLEKRSPEEIQVGKKASIIYILRNAGNAIAHDITIVDKLPRGTKFVSAEPAITPTAEGVLTWNLGQLAAGGERSIQLDLIPEIEGELGSVATFHFAAQASTRMLATKPKLELTLESQAEVLIGDFQQVIVNIKNVGTGIARGVRLEADIPEQIRHESGVSQLEAPLGDLHPGQSIRITTLAFTAVQPGTAECAVRAVSGDGVLAEKSIAVDVRSPQLVASIEGPKLRYLERPANYRFTILNNGTAAATNLNFVVHLPAGLKYMSSDVPQANYDPARHTLRVGLESLPAGQPAPFQVTVLPVELGTQAFSVKATADLNLSAEANGQVNVEGLAELEFKISQNDGSIEVGASTTYTVSVVNVGNKPDRNVKLDVELPEGAKLVDVIAQVGYKQSGSVVQFEPISEMAIGDQRTYQFQVQHNQAGTRVVRSQLTSQNLNVGVVKEEGTFVYDDTNN; from the coding sequence ATGAAGAAAACTAGTACTCGCCTAGCGACCATCGGCGGAATCATCGTGCTTGGTGCATGTGCCATTGTGATGGCTCAACACGATTCTCGGCAGCGCGAACACGAAGTCACCGAGCCGATCGCCTTAGCGCCGAAGCCAGCCCAACCGATTGCGATCAATGCGAGCGCACCTGGGTTGAACGGCTCCTACGCGAGTCTCAGCAAGCCCATCGTGCGCGCCAACAACGAGGGCCTTCCGGAGCACGCGGCCGAGAGCGACGACGACTCGGACAATCCGTTGCGAATGCCACCCGATGCACTTCCCTCTTCATCGGTCGTTTTAGCATCTGCCGCGGAAGAGTTACCAAGCTCCCTGCCGTCCTCTCCCGCCCCCCCGTCCACGATGCCTGCTGCAAGTGCGAGTCTACCGACCTGGTTAGGCAACGCGCCTTCGTCCACGCCAACCGCCCCAGCCCAACAAGCGAATGCCCCAAGCTCCCTGGGAACTTCCACATCGCTTCCAACCGCCAACTTCCCGACCCCACCAGCTGAGGAACCAACGGTCTCTGAACCAGCTGGCGAGAAAGCGGGCAGTTTACCTCCGCCCGTCGAAGCGCCGTCACCAGTTTTGGTCCCCATCACCAACACCTCATCGGCTCCTCCAACGCAGCCAGAACAAGACTCATCGCCAACGTCAGATGCCCGCTCGGCAGCGGATGCCATTCCCTCGCTTCCCCAGCGTAGCGCGAGCAACTACGGCGCATCTTCCAATCGGATGTCCGACACCCAGCGTGGTGTAATGCAACCCACCGACCTAAACACACCGACTCGCAGCGCACCCCCGCCCGCGTTACTCAGCGGCACTTCAAACAGCGGCCTTGGTGCGGACGGCGGATTCCCCGCCGCCCCTAACACCTCCCTGAACACGCCGTCCTACTCAGCAGGCAGCCTATCCGGCGCGCCACCAGCCCGAGTCCCCGAAGGCGTTTCCGATGCAACCCGCAATAGCCCCACACGACTGCCTGAGACGAGCGGAACGACTGGGACTCGTCTCACCGCTCAAGTCGCGAGCCTCTTAAGCGATCAGCCTGGCAACCGACATCTCGATGGGATGCAGAGCCCCGTTCTGCAACTTGAGAAACGCTCGCCTGAAGAGATTCAAGTAGGCAAGAAAGCGAGCATCATTTACATTCTCCGCAATGCAGGGAACGCAATCGCTCACGACATCACTATCGTCGACAAGCTCCCACGCGGTACCAAATTTGTCTCCGCGGAGCCCGCAATTACTCCCACCGCTGAGGGCGTGCTAACTTGGAACCTAGGACAGCTAGCGGCCGGTGGCGAACGCTCCATTCAACTCGATCTGATTCCCGAGATTGAAGGGGAGTTGGGAAGCGTTGCGACTTTTCACTTCGCAGCCCAAGCCTCCACGAGAATGCTAGCCACCAAGCCCAAATTGGAACTGACACTTGAGAGCCAAGCAGAAGTCTTGATTGGCGATTTTCAACAAGTGATCGTCAATATCAAGAACGTTGGAACCGGCATCGCTCGCGGCGTGCGTCTCGAAGCCGACATTCCAGAGCAGATCCGGCACGAAAGCGGTGTTTCGCAACTTGAAGCCCCCCTGGGAGACTTGCATCCCGGACAATCGATCCGCATTACGACACTGGCCTTCACGGCCGTTCAACCCGGTACCGCCGAGTGTGCCGTCCGCGCAGTATCCGGAGACGGAGTCCTGGCGGAAAAATCGATCGCTGTCGACGTGCGTTCACCACAGTTGGTGGCAAGTATCGAAGGGCCTAAGCTTCGCTACCTGGAACGCCCCGCCAATTACCGTTTCACCATTCTTAACAACGGCACTGCAGCGGCGACCAATTTAAACTTCGTCGTCCATCTACCTGCCGGATTGAAGTACATGTCTTCCGACGTCCCCCAAGCTAACTACGATCCCGCGCGACACACGTTGCGAGTTGGGCTGGAATCGCTTCCGGCCGGACAGCCTGCACCGTTCCAAGTCACGGTGCTGCCGGTCGAGCTGGGCACCCAAGCCTTTTCGGTCAAGGCCACCGCCGACCTGAACCTGTCGGCCGAGGCGAATGGTCAAGTGAACGTCGAAGGATTGGCAGAGCTGGAATTCAAAATCAGCCAAAACGATGGCTCAATCGAAGTCGGCGCAAGCACCACCTACACGGTGAGCGTAGTCAACGTGGGCAACAAGCCGGATCGCAATGTGAAACTCGATGTGGAACTACCGGAAGGTGCTAAGTTGGTCGATGTCATCGCTCAAGTCGGCTACAAGCAGAGCGGATCGGTCGTCCAATTCGAGCCGATTTCAGAGATGGCCATTGGCGACCAACGCACCTACCAGTTCCAAGTGCAACATAACCAAGCTGGAACCCGCGTGGTACGCAGCCAGCTCACCAGCCAAAATCTCAATGTGGGCGTTGTCAAAGAAGAGGGAACCTTCGTGTACGACGACACCAACAACTAA
- a CDS encoding thioredoxin family protein, whose amino-acid sequence MPSQSLSRLTTIICVIGVFFIARSMLSPPGTPGAADLPRSVEQIPQGGAENPLTQAELENRVVDATDDNFRQLLSQASGPVLIDFHADWCGPCRIQGGILEEVASTLKAGKILKVDVDANPQLAGVFKVSSIPMLVLYRDGEFVKSIVGVASKDEVQTMLAVQ is encoded by the coding sequence ATGCCAAGCCAAAGTCTATCGCGACTGACCACGATTATCTGCGTGATTGGTGTCTTCTTTATTGCTCGTTCAATGCTTTCGCCTCCCGGGACGCCTGGTGCGGCTGATCTACCCCGTTCCGTCGAGCAAATCCCGCAGGGGGGCGCTGAGAATCCGCTCACGCAAGCCGAGCTCGAGAATCGAGTCGTGGATGCCACTGATGACAATTTCAGGCAGTTGCTATCGCAGGCGAGTGGCCCGGTCCTGATCGATTTCCATGCCGATTGGTGCGGTCCCTGTCGCATTCAAGGCGGCATTCTTGAGGAAGTCGCTTCTACTCTGAAGGCAGGAAAAATCTTGAAGGTCGACGTGGACGCCAATCCGCAGTTGGCGGGGGTGTTCAAGGTTTCCTCCATTCCGATGCTAGTTTTGTATCGCGATGGAGAGTTTGTGAAGTCCATCGTTGGCGTCGCATCCAAGGACGAAGTTCAAACGATGCTCGCTGTACAATAA